A single genomic interval of Corylus avellana chromosome ca10, CavTom2PMs-1.0 harbors:
- the LOC132164762 gene encoding germin-like protein 9-3 has translation MASKTFSMKFFSLLILSFVIMKMAIAGDPDILFDFIAPPNVTIDGNFFTFTGMSALVGADPPTGFEVLKASLAEFPALNGQSVSIAVLEFGGGSTNPPHTHPRSAELLFLIDGTLQVGFVDTTNKLFTQTLQTSDIFVFLKGLVHFQYNSANATALAVSAFGSANAGLVSLPNTLFNTSIADNVLALSFKTDFATIQHLKAGLAPKP, from the coding sequence ATGGCCTCTAAGACTTTCTCCATGAAATTTTTCTCACTACTAATTTTGTCTTTTGTGATCATGAAAATGGCAATAGCCGGAGATCCCGACATCCTCTTCGACTTTATAGCCCCCCCAAATGTCACAATTGATGGGAATTTCTTTACATTTACTGGCATGAGTGCCCTTGTTGGGGCAGACCCCCCCACAGGTTTTGAAGTCTTGAAAGCAAGCTTGGCTGAATTCCCGGCTCTTAACGGGCAGAGCGTTTCCATTGCTGTCCTtgaatttgggggtggctccaccaACCCACCGCACACCCATCCTCGCTCTGCTGAGCTCCTTTTCCTGATTGATGGTACCCTTCAAGTGGGATTCGTTGATACGACCAATAAGCTGTTTACTCAGACACTGCAAACGAGTGATATATTTGTGTTTCTAAAGGGTCTCGTACACTTTCAATACAACTCTGCAAATGCAACCGCGCTAGCGGTTTCAGCTTTTGGAAGCGCAAATGCTGGACTTGTTTCACTTCCTAACACTTTGTTCAACACTAGCATTGCCGACAATGTCTTGGCTTTGTCCTTCAAGACCGACTTTGCCACCATTCAACATCTTAAGGCTGGTCTTGCTCCCAAGCCTTAA
- the LOC132164681 gene encoding germin-like protein 9-3, translating to MASKTFSMKFFSLLLISSFTIIQLATAGDPDILSDFIAPPNVLVDGNFFTFTGMRSVVTAGPPTTFKVFKASLAEFPALNGQSVSIAVLEFPAISTNPPHIHPRSAELLFLVQGTLQVGFVDTTNKLFTQTLQTGDIFVFPKGLVHFQYNAVANASAMAVSAFGSANAGLISLPNTLFNTSIDDNVLALSFKTDVATIQHLKVGLAPKP from the coding sequence ATGGCCTCTAAAACTTTCTCCATGAAATTCTTCTCACTACTACTGATTTCTTCATTTACCATCATCCAACTGGCAACGGCCGGAGATCCAGACATTCTCTCTGACTTTATAGCCCCTCCAAATGTGCTCGTTGATGGAAATTTCTTCACATTTACTGGCATGCGTTCTGTTGTTACTGCAGGCCCTCCCACAACCTTCAAAGTCTTCAAAGCAAGCTTGGCCGAATTCCCAGCACTCAATGGGCAGAGCGTTTCCATTGCTGTCCTTGAATTCCCAGCTATCTCCACCAACCCACCACACATCCATCCTCGCTCTGCTGAGCTCCTTTTCTTGGTTCAAGGTACCCTTCAAGTGGGGTTCGTTGATACGACCAACAAGCTGTTTACTCAAACACTACAAACGGGTGACATATTTGTGTTTCCAAAGGGACTCGTACACTTCCAGTACAACGCTGTTGCGAATGCATCTGCAATGGCAGTTTCAGCTTTTGGGAGCGCAAATGCTGGACTTATTTCACTTCCCAACACTCTGTTCAACACTAGCATTGACGACAATGTCTTGGCTTTGTCCTTCAAGACCGATGTTGCCACCATTCAACATCTTAAGGTTGGTCTTGCTCCCAAGCCTTAA